One Paenibacillus riograndensis SBR5 DNA segment encodes these proteins:
- a CDS encoding aldo/keto reductase, which produces MALHLQDTTRLNSGVNMPWFGLGVFQVEEGAELIQAVKSAIAYGYRSVDTAAIYQNERGVGQAVAEALAENQLAREDLFITSKVWNADLGYEATLAAYDASLEKLGLDYLDLYLIHWPVQGKYKDAWRALETLYTSGRVKAIGVSNFQIHHLEDVIRDAKITPMVNQVELHPYLSQRELRRFCKEQGIQIEAWSPLMQGQLLDQPVLKEIAAAHGKSVAQVILRWDLQHGIVTIPKSTKEHRIIENASVFDFELSTGDMERIDGLNQDKRTGPDPDHFDF; this is translated from the coding sequence ATGGCATTACACTTACAGGATACGACCCGCTTGAACAGCGGTGTGAATATGCCCTGGTTCGGGCTGGGGGTTTTTCAAGTGGAAGAAGGCGCAGAATTGATACAAGCGGTAAAATCCGCTATTGCCTACGGCTACCGCAGCGTAGATACCGCTGCCATCTATCAGAATGAGCGCGGTGTGGGCCAGGCTGTAGCGGAAGCTCTGGCCGAGAACCAGCTGGCCCGCGAAGATCTGTTCATCACCTCCAAGGTGTGGAACGCCGATCTCGGATATGAGGCGACCCTTGCCGCCTATGATGCCAGTCTGGAGAAGCTGGGGCTGGACTATCTGGATTTATACCTGATTCATTGGCCGGTACAGGGCAAATACAAGGACGCCTGGAGAGCGCTCGAAACCTTGTATACGTCCGGACGGGTCAAAGCCATAGGAGTCAGCAACTTCCAGATTCATCATCTGGAGGATGTGATCCGGGATGCGAAGATCACACCGATGGTCAATCAGGTGGAGCTGCATCCTTACTTGTCCCAGCGCGAACTGCGCCGCTTCTGCAAAGAGCAGGGCATCCAGATTGAGGCCTGGTCGCCCCTCATGCAGGGACAGCTGCTTGACCAGCCTGTGCTTAAGGAGATTGCCGCCGCACACGGCAAATCGGTAGCTCAAGTAATCCTGCGCTGGGATCTGCAGCACGGAATAGTTACCATACCCAAATCAACCAAGGAACACCGGATCATCGAGAACGCCTCCGTGTTCGATTTCGAGCTGAGCACCGGGGATATGGAGCGGATTGACGGGCTCAACCAGGACAAGCGGACCGGTCCCGATCCGGACCATTTTGATTTCTGA
- a CDS encoding MFS transporter, giving the protein MSLDRKKSTLALLALAISAFAIGTTEFISVGLLPLISDDLHISVTTAGLTVTLYALGVTFGAPVLTSLTTAISRKTLLLALMLLFIAGNSLAAAAGGISMLLAARILSALSHGLFMSIASTIAADLVTEDRRASAISMMFTGLTVATVTGVPLGTFLGQQLGWRAAFIAIAAVGLIALIANLLLVPAALRKGTRTPLREQVKLVTNGRLLLAFAITALGYGGTFVVFTYLSPLLHEISGFQEQTVAVILLVYGIAIAIGNVIGGKAANRKPLNALFYMFAFQAAVLLVLTFTAPFKAAALITIFFMGLLAFMNVPGLQVYVVMLADRFAPSARDVASAVNIAAFNAGIAIGAYLGGLVTDHLGLVHTPWIGSIMVLGAVVLTAWSRALENRDGRKLQSQAA; this is encoded by the coding sequence ATGTCTTTGGACCGTAAAAAAAGTACACTGGCGCTGCTGGCTCTAGCCATTAGTGCCTTTGCGATTGGAACAACCGAGTTTATCAGTGTCGGGCTGCTGCCGCTGATCTCTGATGACCTGCATATATCCGTGACGACAGCCGGATTAACCGTAACGCTGTATGCGCTTGGCGTCACCTTCGGCGCACCGGTGCTGACCTCGCTGACCACGGCCATCTCGCGCAAAACTCTGCTGCTGGCCTTAATGCTGCTCTTCATCGCCGGCAACAGCCTGGCGGCCGCTGCGGGCGGGATTTCCATGCTGCTTGCAGCCCGCATCCTTTCCGCGCTCTCTCATGGCCTGTTCATGTCCATCGCTTCCACCATCGCCGCCGATCTGGTGACCGAGGACCGGCGGGCAAGCGCCATCTCCATGATGTTCACCGGGCTTACGGTAGCCACGGTGACCGGGGTGCCGCTGGGCACCTTTCTCGGGCAGCAGCTCGGCTGGCGGGCCGCTTTTATCGCCATTGCCGCTGTCGGTCTTATCGCGCTGATCGCCAACCTGCTGCTCGTTCCTGCCGCCCTGCGCAAAGGTACACGGACCCCGCTGCGCGAGCAGGTCAAGCTGGTGACGAACGGACGCCTGCTGCTCGCTTTTGCGATAACCGCTTTGGGCTACGGGGGGACCTTTGTCGTGTTCACGTACCTCTCCCCACTGCTTCATGAGATCAGCGGTTTTCAGGAACAGACGGTAGCTGTGATTCTCCTGGTCTACGGCATAGCCATTGCCATCGGCAATGTCATCGGAGGGAAAGCAGCCAACCGCAAGCCGCTGAACGCTTTGTTCTATATGTTTGCCTTCCAGGCAGCGGTCCTGCTGGTGCTTACCTTTACCGCCCCCTTTAAGGCCGCTGCCCTGATTACCATTTTCTTCATGGGCCTGCTCGCCTTCATGAATGTACCCGGTCTGCAGGTTTACGTAGTGATGCTGGCCGACCGGTTCGCACCCAGTGCAAGAGATGTCGCTTCGGCGGTGAATATAGCTGCCTTTAATGCAGGCATCGCTATCGGCGCCTATCTTGGAGGACTGGTGACCGACCATCTGGGACTGGTCCATACTCCATGGATCGGCTCTATCATGGTATTGGGGGCAGTGGTTCTTACCGCCTGGAGCCGGGCGCTCGAAAATAGGGACGGGCGCAAGCTCCAGAGCCAGGCCGCCTGA
- a CDS encoding winged helix-turn-helix transcriptional regulator, with amino-acid sequence MDNTEPVILTKGTPGEACPIAKTLDVIGTKWTFLIIRDLLIEGTMRFSDLLRSLEGISPKTLALRLRELESHGILMRTVYPEVPPRVEYTLTKKGEQLEGIFIELKRYGLAL; translated from the coding sequence ATGGATAACACGGAGCCAGTCATTCTGACCAAAGGAACCCCCGGCGAGGCCTGCCCCATTGCCAAAACGCTGGATGTCATCGGAACCAAATGGACGTTCCTGATTATCCGCGATCTGCTGATCGAAGGCACCATGCGCTTCAGTGATCTGCTGCGCTCTCTGGAGGGCATCAGTCCGAAGACACTCGCCTTGCGGCTGCGTGAGCTTGAGAGCCACGGGATTCTTATGCGCACTGTATATCCCGAGGTGCCGCCGCGCGTGGAGTACACGCTGACGAAGAAGGGGGAACAGCTGGAGGGCATTTTTATTGAACTCAAGAGATACGGGCTTGCGCTCTGA
- a CDS encoding response regulator, protein MLENEYALIIMDVLMPEMDGFETAKRIKMRRKSRDIPIIFLTALTKRPSTACSRWNSLSRIRALVFRKIK, encoded by the coding sequence CTGTTGGAGAATGAGTACGCGCTAATTATTATGGATGTGCTTATGCCCGAAATGGACGGCTTTGAAACGGCCAAACGAATCAAAATGCGCCGGAAGTCACGGGATATCCCGATTATTTTCTTAACGGCACTCACCAAACGGCCATCGACCGCATGCTCACGCTGGAATTCACTGTCGAGGATACGGGCATTGGTATTCCGCAAGATAAAATGA
- a CDS encoding S-layer homology domain-containing protein: protein MKTNTLKKMTSTAAAVLLTLAFAGQSLAAAAMFQDLSGTPAKDKIAQLQQRGVIHGVSDTQFMPNAAVTAAQAIQMFVNAFDLNIDLLRFVKAPQATDYFANAINDAWYANALIIAANNDIGLSPDLNPAKNWTREEFTHQLMLTIEKHSNLPLIKIMPVDIADSADFTNGYDGSIQRALVLHIASLDSDGKFHPAAGITRAEAAEMIYNALEYIAAHPAPAGGLQE, encoded by the coding sequence ATGAAGACGAATACATTGAAGAAAATGACATCAACTGCCGCAGCAGTACTGCTGACTTTGGCTTTTGCCGGACAGAGCTTGGCCGCAGCCGCAATGTTTCAGGATCTCTCCGGCACACCGGCCAAGGATAAAATCGCCCAACTGCAGCAGCGCGGCGTTATTCACGGAGTTAGCGATACGCAATTCATGCCGAATGCGGCGGTTACAGCAGCCCAAGCTATTCAGATGTTCGTTAATGCCTTTGATCTGAATATTGATCTGCTCCGCTTCGTCAAGGCACCGCAGGCTACCGACTATTTTGCCAATGCCATTAACGATGCCTGGTATGCAAATGCTCTAATTATAGCAGCTAACAACGACATTGGTTTATCCCCGGATCTCAATCCTGCGAAGAATTGGACCCGTGAGGAGTTCACCCATCAGCTCATGCTGACCATCGAAAAGCACAGCAATCTTCCGTTGATCAAAATCATGCCGGTGGACATTGCAGACAGCGCGGACTTCACCAACGGCTACGACGGCTCCATCCAGCGGGCGCTGGTGCTCCATATCGCCAGTCTGGACAGTGACGGCAAATTCCATCCGGCTGCCGGTATTACCCGCGCCGAAGCGGCGGAAATGATCTATAACGCGCTGGAGTACATCGCCGCACATCCGGCTCCTGCCGGTGGCCTGCAAGAGTAA
- a CDS encoding MDR family MFS transporter, producing the protein MNNHTARNSSFWLIILAVFFGNFMAILSTTTINVAFPVFMKDFHAEIGTVQWMITGYLLATGVIAPVVGYFGDKWSYKYLYVFALSGFTLFSGLCMIAWSIHSLVIFRILQGVFGGLIIPTTMTMIYQFIEKEKQAFAMSLWSLSSMLAPALGPTLGGWLTGYFGWESLFMINLPIGIIAIAVALKCLPFQRNAGETKSFDLPGFVTVILSSAFIILAFNKGNSWGWTSWKVLALLIIGAVALMYFIRRELSLKEPLLNLKVFRQNRFTYSLIINCIITVALYSGTFLIPVFLQDIQQSTPLTTALVLLPGSIAMAVMSPVVGKLYSKVGPFWLILGGILLLAASTWELSHLTLATTHVQLAWLMAVRNIGIALAFMPVTNAGMSSVPKQITGHASSVTNWVRQATGALSIAIFSSLLASRALTHQKELSGGASAAGALIKAQGMTMGVQDVFLTATVIGILAIPLTFLLRTGTAKPQAAVLNVATVKRGANS; encoded by the coding sequence TTGAATAATCACACGGCTCGTAATTCATCATTTTGGCTGATCATTTTAGCTGTTTTTTTCGGGAATTTCATGGCGATCCTGAGTACGACGACCATTAACGTGGCGTTTCCGGTGTTTATGAAGGATTTTCATGCGGAGATCGGGACCGTACAGTGGATGATTACCGGCTACCTGCTCGCTACAGGCGTAATCGCGCCGGTGGTGGGCTATTTTGGTGACAAATGGAGCTATAAATACCTCTATGTGTTCGCGTTATCGGGGTTCACGCTGTTCTCAGGGCTGTGCATGATCGCCTGGAGCATCCACTCGCTGGTGATTTTCCGTATTCTGCAGGGGGTATTCGGCGGACTGATCATTCCCACCACAATGACCATGATTTATCAATTTATCGAAAAGGAAAAGCAGGCATTTGCAATGAGTCTCTGGAGCTTATCCTCCATGCTGGCACCTGCTCTTGGGCCGACACTTGGGGGATGGCTCACCGGGTATTTTGGCTGGGAATCGCTGTTCATGATTAATCTCCCGATTGGAATCATAGCGATTGCTGTCGCGCTGAAGTGCCTGCCGTTCCAGCGTAACGCCGGAGAGACCAAAAGCTTCGATCTGCCGGGTTTTGTAACGGTTATTCTCAGCAGTGCATTCATTATCCTGGCCTTTAATAAAGGGAATAGCTGGGGCTGGACATCCTGGAAAGTACTGGCGTTGCTGATCATCGGAGCCGTTGCACTGATGTACTTCATCCGCAGGGAACTTTCTTTGAAGGAGCCGCTCCTGAATCTGAAGGTATTCCGGCAAAACCGCTTCACTTACAGTCTGATTATCAACTGCATCATCACGGTTGCCCTTTATTCGGGAACATTCCTGATTCCGGTCTTTCTGCAGGATATCCAGCAGTCCACTCCGCTCACAACAGCGCTGGTTCTGCTGCCGGGCTCCATCGCCATGGCCGTCATGTCCCCGGTTGTCGGCAAGCTCTACAGCAAGGTTGGGCCGTTCTGGCTCATTCTTGGCGGGATTCTGCTGCTGGCTGCCTCCACCTGGGAGCTGAGTCATCTAACACTTGCCACTACCCATGTCCAGCTCGCATGGCTGATGGCGGTGCGCAACATCGGGATTGCCTTGGCCTTTATGCCGGTTACGAATGCGGGAATGTCTTCCGTGCCGAAGCAGATCACCGGCCATGCTTCTTCCGTCACCAACTGGGTACGTCAAGCGACCGGAGCGCTGTCGATTGCTATCTTCAGCTCTCTGCTGGCATCGAGAGCCTTGACACATCAGAAGGAGCTTAGCGGCGGAGCTTCTGCGGCAGGGGCGCTGATTAAGGCGCAGGGCATGACAATGGGGGTTCAGGATGTGTTCCTGACCGCCACAGTGATCGGGATTCTGGCGATTCCCTTGACCTTCCTGCTCAGAACCGGAACAGCCAAACCCCAAGCGGCTGTACTGAACGTGGCAACCGTCAAGCGCGGGGCAAACAGTTAA
- a CDS encoding FAD-dependent oxidoreductase encodes MFMQSRKFHRIKSCLAALVLLSAAVLPATAAAKPAATSTAPAGYDVVIIGSEIQGALLAKEAVKAGLKVLMLDPRSKPGGELIQGQMFFLDDVNDNQKRSLVQGEIKNLLNGYKAGTIRNAADFQKYYNKVMQGIPLKSGIVLDRVDTKETSSGKMLSALTYHGKDGVKATIQSRYWVENTDYNALSGKLKEARIPGMETIYNSTVPDYMAATYMLNFKNVDWNLLHQRILEDYPLTNVRKKYGPNTYVDWHFATGFSNITNRYATKDRQLRLRGLNASYQKNGQVIINGLLIYDVNPADPKSVESAVRKGKAEAPYILSFLRKNIPGFAKAELNGFPEYLYIRDYNRYETKYVLEYTDLMSSRMFWDNVSIGGYSIDLQGTRAIPTGIGFGKPDRYGLPLRSFELKSYDNVLVTGKNVGASIKAYGSARIMPTTALAAQTIGIILGRERSKRLDDLNVEDFKRIRAYLKKDYQISLQ; translated from the coding sequence ATGTTCATGCAATCCCGTAAATTCCACCGTATTAAAAGCTGTCTGGCCGCACTGGTTCTCCTGTCGGCAGCAGTCCTGCCTGCCACCGCTGCGGCGAAGCCTGCAGCCACATCCACTGCGCCTGCGGGCTATGATGTCGTTATCATCGGAAGCGAAATTCAAGGTGCACTGCTCGCCAAGGAAGCCGTCAAGGCCGGACTGAAAGTGCTGATGCTTGATCCCCGCAGCAAACCGGGCGGCGAACTGATTCAAGGGCAGATGTTCTTTCTCGATGATGTGAATGACAACCAGAAGAGAAGCCTCGTACAGGGCGAGATCAAAAACCTCCTCAATGGCTACAAAGCCGGAACCATCCGCAATGCTGCCGATTTCCAAAAGTATTATAACAAGGTAATGCAAGGCATTCCGCTGAAGAGCGGGATTGTTCTGGACCGGGTGGACACCAAGGAGACAAGCAGCGGGAAGATGCTGAGTGCTCTCACCTATCACGGCAAAGACGGCGTCAAGGCTACGATCCAGTCCCGGTATTGGGTGGAGAACACCGATTACAATGCCCTGAGCGGGAAATTGAAGGAAGCCCGGATTCCCGGAATGGAAACGATCTATAACAGTACAGTGCCCGATTATATGGCGGCAACCTATATGCTTAATTTCAAGAATGTGGACTGGAACCTGCTGCATCAGCGCATTCTGGAGGATTATCCCCTCACCAATGTCCGCAAGAAATATGGCCCCAACACCTATGTGGACTGGCACTTTGCAACAGGGTTCAGCAACATTACCAATAGATACGCCACCAAGGATAGGCAGCTCCGGCTGCGCGGATTAAACGCTTCCTACCAAAAAAATGGCCAGGTGATCATCAACGGCCTGCTGATTTATGATGTCAATCCTGCAGACCCTAAGTCTGTGGAATCTGCGGTACGAAAAGGGAAGGCGGAGGCCCCTTACATTCTGAGCTTTTTGCGCAAGAATATCCCCGGGTTCGCCAAAGCCGAACTGAACGGATTCCCCGAGTACCTCTATATCCGTGACTATAACCGCTATGAGACCAAATACGTTCTGGAGTACACGGACTTAATGTCCAGCCGGATGTTCTGGGACAACGTGAGCATTGGCGGGTATTCCATTGATCTGCAGGGAACCCGGGCGATTCCCACCGGAATCGGCTTCGGCAAGCCGGACCGTTACGGGCTGCCGCTGCGTTCCTTTGAGCTGAAATCCTATGACAATGTGCTCGTAACCGGAAAAAATGTGGGCGCCAGCATCAAAGCCTATGGCAGTGCAAGAATCATGCCTACCACCGCCTTAGCAGCTCAGACGATCGGCATCATTCTGGGGCGGGAGCGGAGCAAACGGCTGGACGATTTGAATGTGGAAGATTTCAAGAGAATCCGTGCCTATCTGAAAAAGGATTATCAGATCAGCCTGCAGTAG
- a CDS encoding IS91 family transposase, protein MKKVGGMNVKNQETWKKRGIIRQILKDHFHGFMEMHGHHLPKGLHSSITETVNKAIRCGTRDMGYARYECKGCTKGAPEPVFICFTCKSRFCHGCGKKYTDEWAEKQQERILNVPHRHMVFTVPQELRKVFFQDRHKLNELSKQVAKVIQYYYRRKNKSKKYEVGVITVIHTFGRDLKFNPHIHTLITEGALEQNKEWKKVEYISYEYLRKAWQKLLLDLMMKWYPKEEWIKGLVNELYQRYPQGFYVNAEQRMKDARGAAKYIGRYLARPAIAEYRVVSYDYHKVHYWYKDHRTGKRVDVVSPVMKFIYDLVQHIPPKHFRMVGRYGLYSRGKNKESQKVINLWRFMVHKQIEMTFPAEERKKKSYRQRMLESYGRDPMRCPCCKHRMLLVVIWHAEYGRIYYYDEEREYANQKKWGMRKGGKSTRTKERTG, encoded by the coding sequence ATGAAAAAGGTAGGAGGGATGAACGTGAAGAACCAGGAGACGTGGAAGAAACGAGGAATCATCCGGCAGATTCTAAAAGATCACTTTCATGGATTCATGGAAATGCACGGACATCACTTGCCCAAAGGACTTCATAGCAGCATCACGGAAACCGTGAATAAAGCGATACGCTGTGGCACACGGGATATGGGCTATGCCAGATATGAGTGCAAGGGATGCACGAAGGGAGCACCGGAGCCCGTGTTTATTTGCTTTACCTGTAAAAGCCGCTTTTGTCATGGATGTGGGAAGAAATATACGGATGAATGGGCGGAAAAGCAGCAAGAGCGAATCCTAAATGTACCTCATCGTCACATGGTATTTACGGTGCCGCAAGAATTGCGCAAGGTATTTTTTCAAGACCGACACAAGTTAAATGAACTGAGTAAGCAAGTGGCCAAGGTCATTCAATATTATTACCGGCGGAAAAACAAGAGCAAGAAATATGAAGTCGGTGTCATTACAGTGATTCATACGTTTGGAAGAGATTTAAAATTCAACCCACATATCCATACATTAATCACAGAAGGTGCGCTAGAGCAGAACAAGGAGTGGAAAAAGGTAGAGTATATCTCCTATGAGTACTTGCGGAAAGCGTGGCAGAAGCTACTTCTGGATTTAATGATGAAATGGTATCCGAAGGAAGAATGGATAAAGGGACTGGTGAATGAGCTATACCAGCGTTATCCGCAGGGGTTCTACGTAAATGCGGAGCAGCGGATGAAAGATGCCCGGGGAGCCGCGAAATATATAGGGCGTTACTTAGCGCGCCCGGCGATTGCAGAGTACCGTGTAGTCAGCTATGACTACCACAAGGTACACTACTGGTACAAGGATCACCGAACAGGGAAACGGGTGGACGTCGTGTCGCCAGTAATGAAATTTATCTATGATTTGGTCCAGCACATCCCCCCGAAGCATTTCCGGATGGTGGGCCGCTATGGTCTATATAGCAGAGGAAAAAACAAAGAGTCGCAGAAGGTGATTAATCTGTGGCGGTTCATGGTACATAAACAAATCGAAATGACGTTTCCTGCGGAAGAACGAAAGAAAAAAAGTTACCGCCAGCGGATGTTGGAAAGCTACGGGCGAGACCCGATGCGCTGTCCATGCTGCAAGCACCGGATGTTGCTTGTGGTGATTTGGCATGCAGAATATGGGCGAATTTATTATTATGACGAGGAGCGAGAATACGCAAACCAAAAGAAATGGGGGATGAGAAAAGGTGGGAAAAGTACGAGGACAAAAGAACGAACAGGATAA
- a CDS encoding AEC family transporter, giving the protein MIDKVLSTLVEVIVPLSIPVISGALLGRYKNLDTKPLLTLYLYFLSPAIILDTLATAEISFGDVYKTLAFSLMNLLVLWALAKLLGRVLKLAPAEAAGLTLISTFTNSVNYGLPLVLLAFGQLGLDKASVYVIAQMVIVNTIGVYFAARSQFSAGSAVRSVFSLPAIYAAILALLLRALGLHMPQEIASGVSMVAGAYSPVVLAILGVQMVRVQTAQVARNVQLAFWTGMSVRLLLAPLSAALLLVLLNISGTLFAVLLILASMPVAVNSVVLAERFGSSPALVSRCILWTTLASFLVLPILISIVGSV; this is encoded by the coding sequence TTGATTGACAAGGTATTGTCCACACTGGTCGAGGTGATTGTGCCGTTGTCCATTCCGGTCATATCAGGGGCGCTGCTGGGACGGTACAAAAACCTGGACACCAAACCGCTGTTAACGCTGTACCTATATTTCCTGAGTCCGGCGATTATTCTGGATACGCTCGCGACGGCGGAGATTTCCTTCGGTGACGTGTACAAAACATTAGCCTTCTCCCTGATGAACCTGCTGGTGCTGTGGGCGCTGGCTAAGCTGCTGGGCAGAGTGCTGAAGCTGGCCCCGGCTGAGGCAGCAGGCCTGACCCTGATCTCCACTTTCACGAACAGTGTCAATTACGGTCTGCCGCTGGTGCTGCTGGCTTTCGGGCAGCTGGGGCTGGATAAGGCCTCGGTCTATGTCATCGCCCAGATGGTCATTGTCAACACCATCGGGGTGTATTTCGCGGCAAGATCCCAGTTCTCTGCCGGCAGCGCCGTCCGCTCGGTATTCTCATTGCCCGCGATCTACGCAGCGATTCTTGCGCTGCTTCTGCGGGCGCTCGGCCTGCATATGCCGCAGGAGATTGCCTCGGGAGTGTCAATGGTGGCCGGAGCGTATTCCCCGGTGGTGTTGGCCATACTGGGGGTGCAGATGGTCAGGGTCCAGACCGCACAGGTTGCACGCAATGTGCAGCTGGCCTTCTGGACGGGCATGTCTGTCCGCCTGCTGCTGGCACCCTTAAGCGCTGCGCTGCTGCTGGTCCTGCTGAACATTTCGGGTACGCTGTTCGCTGTCCTGCTTATCCTGGCTTCCATGCCGGTTGCGGTCAATTCCGTGGTGCTGGCTGAGCGCTTCGGCAGCTCCCCCGCACTTGTGTCACGGTGCATTCTGTGGACAACACTCGCGTCCTTCCTGGTGCTGCCGATCTTGATCTCTATTGTAGGCAGCGTGTGA
- the greA gene encoding transcription elongation factor GreA, with protein MSNEEVFLTKEGLAKLEEELRDLKTVKRKELAARLKLAISYGDLKENSEYHSAKEDQSFMETRIMILEKMLTKAQIVDESSMDLSKVSVGSLVTLNDVEYSEKIEYRVVGPAEADVLDNKISYESPLGKELLGKKVGDIISVNAPMGIIQYELLEIKLL; from the coding sequence ATGTCGAATGAAGAAGTGTTTCTGACAAAAGAGGGTCTGGCCAAGTTAGAGGAAGAGCTGAGGGATCTGAAGACCGTGAAGCGCAAGGAGCTTGCGGCCCGGCTTAAGCTGGCGATCAGCTACGGGGACCTTAAGGAGAACAGCGAATACCATTCGGCGAAGGAAGATCAGTCGTTTATGGAGACGCGCATCATGATTCTGGAGAAAATGCTGACCAAAGCACAGATTGTGGATGAGAGCAGTATGGATCTGAGCAAAGTCAGTGTTGGCTCCCTTGTCACCCTGAATGATGTGGAGTACTCTGAGAAGATTGAATATAGAGTCGTCGGACCGGCTGAGGCTGATGTGCTGGACAACAAGATTTCGTATGAAAGTCCGCTGGGCAAAGAGCTGCTCGGCAAAAAAGTCGGGGACATCATCAGCGTAAATGCACCCATGGGGATTATCCAATATGAGCTGCTGGAGATCAAGTTGCTGTAA
- a CDS encoding SDR family oxidoreductase — MLTGQKIVIIGGSSGIGLATAKLAAAEGAEVVLASRSAQKLEQAAAALGPAASVATYTLDITSEAQVQSLFAELGAFDHLVITAAETSGGPFLTTATRAARQLMDNKFWGQYYAAKYAAPHLNPHGSITLFSGVVAFKAMTGSSVLGAVNAAVANLGQTLALELAPLRVNTVSPGIIDTPSRAGMAEEARSAFYSSVAAKLPVKRVGTASDVAEGVLYLIRNGFVTGTVLHVEGGHTLI; from the coding sequence ATGTTAACAGGACAGAAAATAGTAATTATCGGCGGCAGCTCGGGCATCGGTCTGGCAACCGCGAAACTCGCCGCTGCGGAAGGGGCCGAAGTGGTCCTCGCCAGCCGTTCAGCACAGAAGCTGGAGCAGGCCGCAGCGGCATTGGGGCCTGCTGCAAGCGTGGCAACCTATACGCTGGATATTACGTCCGAGGCTCAAGTGCAGTCTTTATTCGCAGAGCTGGGAGCCTTCGACCATCTGGTGATCACCGCAGCCGAGACCAGCGGTGGCCCCTTTCTCACCACAGCCACCCGTGCTGCGCGGCAACTGATGGACAATAAGTTCTGGGGCCAGTATTATGCGGCTAAATACGCCGCGCCGCACCTGAACCCCCACGGCTCCATCACCCTGTTCTCGGGGGTTGTAGCCTTCAAGGCCATGACGGGATCGTCTGTACTGGGCGCAGTGAATGCAGCCGTAGCCAATCTGGGCCAGACCCTGGCTCTGGAACTGGCCCCGCTGCGGGTGAACACCGTATCGCCGGGTATCATCGACACCCCCTCCCGTGCGGGAATGGCCGAAGAGGCCCGCAGTGCTTTTTACAGCAGCGTAGCGGCTAAGCTGCCCGTAAAGCGGGTAGGCACAGCTTCGGACGTGGCCGAAGGCGTGCTCTATCTGATCCGTAACGGCTTCGTAACAGGCACTGTGCTTCATGTAGAGGGCGGGCACACTCTGATTTGA
- a CDS encoding winged helix-turn-helix transcriptional regulator, giving the protein MMAKKYNISVEATLEVIGGKWKCVILCHLTHGKMRTSDLKRHMPNITQKMLTQQLRELEQDGIVNRISYNQVPPKVEYELSDYGRTLQSILDSLCAWGEQHIIKQYGDKFAVLEDNVLNR; this is encoded by the coding sequence ATCATGGCTAAAAAATATAATATATCGGTTGAAGCTACACTTGAAGTCATCGGAGGGAAGTGGAAGTGTGTGATCCTCTGCCATCTGACGCATGGTAAAATGCGGACCAGCGATTTGAAGCGCCATATGCCGAACATTACGCAGAAAATGCTGACCCAGCAGCTGAGAGAGCTGGAGCAGGACGGGATTGTGAACCGGATCAGCTACAATCAGGTGCCGCCGAAGGTGGAATATGAGCTTAGCGATTACGGGCGGACGCTGCAGTCGATTCTCGATTCCTTATGTGCCTGGGGAGAGCAGCATATCATCAAGCAGTATGGGGATAAATTCGCTGTTCTGGAGGATAATGTGCTGAACCGTTAG
- a CDS encoding ATP-binding protein — MSYLFQPFTQISSTINRKFGGTGLGLSICKMLVELMGGEIYAKPDAGQGAVFVFTIQVSEGQPD; from the coding sequence ATGAGTTACTTATTTCAGCCCTTCACCCAGATCAGCAGCACCATCAACCGCAAATTCGGCGGTACCGGACTTGGCCTGTCGATCTGCAAAATGCTGGTGGAGCTGATGGGAGGCGAAATCTACGCCAAACCTGATGCCGGGCAAGGCGCCGTATTTGTTTTTACGATTCAGGTTAGCGAAGGACAGCCGGACTGA